In Homo sapiens chromosome 11, GRCh38.p14 Primary Assembly, one DNA window encodes the following:
- the ANKRD49 gene encoding ankyrin repeat domain-containing protein 49, translating to MEKEKGNDDGIPDQENSLDFSEHFNQLELLETHGHLIPTGTQSLWVGNSDEDEEQDDKNEEWYRLQEKKMEKDPSRLLLWAAEKNRLTTVRRLLSEKATHVNTRDEDEYTPLHRAAYSGHLDIVQELIAQGADVHAVTVDGWTPLHSACKWNNTRVASFLLQHDADINAQTKGLLTPLHLAAGNRDSKDTLELLLMNRYVKPGLKNNLEETAFDIARRTSIYHYLFEIVEGCTNSSPQS from the exons atggaaaaagaaaaaggaaatgatgatGGAATACCAGACCAAGAGAATTCCTTGGATTTTTCTGAACACTTTAACCAACTTGAATTGTTGGAAACACATGGACACCTTATTCCTACTGGTACTCAAAGTCTTTGGGTAGGCAATTCTGATGAAGATGAGGAGCAAGATGACAAAAATGAAGAGTGGTATcgattgcaagaaaaaaaaatggaaaaagaccCAAGCAGATTGCTTCTTTGGGCTGCTGAAAAAAAtcgg cttACCACAGTGCGGAGACTCCTTTCTGAAAAGGCCACTCACGTGAACACTAGGGATGAAGATGAGTATACCCCTCTTCATCGAGCAGCCTACAGTGGACACTTAGATATTGTTCAGGAGCTCATTGCACAGGGGGCCGATGTTCATGCAGTGACTGTGGATGGCTGGACGCCCCTGCACAGTGCTTGTAAGTGGAATAATACCAGAGTGGCTTCTTTCTTACTGCAGCATGATGCAGATATCAATGCCCAAACAAAAGGCCTCTTGACCCCCTTGCATCTTGCTGCTGGGAACAGAGACAGCAAGGATACCCTAGAACTCCTCCTGATGAACCGTTACGTCAAACCAGGGCTGAAAAACAACTTGGAAGAAACTGCATTTGATATTGCCAGGAGGACAAGTATCTATCACTACCTCTTTGAAATTGTGGAAGGCTGTACAAATTCTTCACCTCAGTCTTAA